A window from Pongo abelii isolate AG06213 chromosome 6, NHGRI_mPonAbe1-v2.0_pri, whole genome shotgun sequence encodes these proteins:
- the CCDC71L gene encoding coiled-coil domain-containing protein 71L: protein MRRSMKRRRRRPPVAPAAAARGGDFRAEDGAGLEAREEKVVYSRSQLSLADSTKALGDAFKLFMPRSTEFMSSDAELWSFLCSLKHQFSPHILRSKDVYGYSSCRALVPDPPGPPTARGQARRPVPRAASRRRRRGARAAAARRRKPRPSPPPPPPPEESCPAKPVAPGPCFGGRTLEEIWRAATPTLTTFPTIRVGSDVWGERSLAAARRRARQVLRVNLEPMVRLRRFPVPRA, encoded by the coding sequence ATGCGGCGCAGCATGAAGAGGCGGCGGCGCCGGCCCCCGGTCGCCCCGGCCGCGGCTGCCCGGGGCGGCGACTTTAGGGCAGAAGACGGGGCTGGGTTGGAGGCGCGGGAGGAGAAGGTGGTGTACTCGCGGTCGCAACTGTCGCTGGCTGACAGCACCAAGGCGTTGGGCGACGCCTTCAAGCTCTTCATGCCCCGCAGCACGGAGTTCATGAGCTCGGACGCGGAGCTCTGGagctttctctgcagcctcaagcACCAGTTCTCCCCGCACATCCTGCGCAGCAAGGACGTCTACGGCTACTCCTCCTGCCGGGCCCTGGTGCCCGACCCCCCGGGGCCCCCCACAGCCCGCGGCCAGGCGCGCCGGCCGGTTCCGCGCGCAGCGTCCAGGAGGAGGCGCCGCGGAGCCCGGGCGGCCGCTGCCCGCAGGAGGAAGCCCCGGCCGTCGCCCCCACCACCGCCGCCCCCCGAGGAGAGCTGCCCGGCCAAGCCCGTGGCCCCCGGGCCCTGCTTCGGGGGCCGCACCCTGGAGGAGATCTGGAGGGCGGCCACTCCGACGCTGACCACCTTCCCCACCATCCGCGTCGGCAGCGACGTGTGGGGCGAGCGCAGCCTGGCGGCAGCGCGGCGCAGGGCGCGCCAGGTCCTGCGAGTGAACCTGGAACCCATGGTGAGGCTCCGCCGCTTCCCGGTGCCCCGGGCATGA